In one window of Gudongella oleilytica DNA:
- the dapF gene encoding diaminopimelate epimerase has product MLFTKMHGAGNDFIIINNLVEKIPEELFPSVAKALCQRRMSIGADGMMIIDKAQGDGDFRMHFFNSDGTIGEMCGNGARCIARYGFEKGLSGAVQKIETTAGMVTGWRVDKRKYKVKLNDPTYIQLDHDIEIGGSSYKCSYIELGNPGLPHAVVYLEGMSDMDQDELRQLGRVLRNHSSFPKGANINFCQLDGQDGLKAITFERGVEDFTLACGTGAGSIALAVRLKGIIKEDRVRIEKPGGTLFIELEKRDDSYSIYLTGPTCMVAEGQVLDEDMRELWEGLE; this is encoded by the coding sequence ATGCTATTTACTAAGATGCACGGTGCAGGTAATGATTTCATCATCATAAACAATTTAGTGGAAAAAATACCTGAAGAACTGTTTCCAAGTGTTGCAAAAGCCCTTTGTCAAAGAAGGATGTCCATAGGTGCCGACGGGATGATGATAATCGACAAAGCTCAAGGTGACGGAGATTTCAGGATGCACTTTTTTAATTCTGACGGCACGATAGGCGAAATGTGTGGAAACGGCGCAAGATGCATTGCCAGATATGGATTTGAGAAGGGTTTATCGGGGGCTGTACAAAAAATAGAAACAACAGCCGGAATGGTTACAGGCTGGAGAGTAGATAAAAGGAAGTACAAGGTCAAGCTTAACGACCCAACCTATATCCAGCTCGATCATGATATCGAGATCGGAGGGAGCAGTTATAAATGCTCCTATATTGAGTTGGGGAATCCAGGGCTTCCTCACGCAGTTGTATACCTTGAGGGTATGTCAGACATGGATCAAGACGAGCTGCGACAGCTTGGAAGGGTTCTGAGAAACCACAGCTCATTTCCGAAGGGCGCAAACATAAATTTCTGCCAGTTGGATGGTCAAGATGGATTAAAAGCAATAACCTTCGAGCGAGGAGTAGAGGATTTTACACTTGCCTGCGGAACAGGTGCAGGATCCATTGCTCTGGCAGTGAGATTAAAGGGAATAATCAAAGAAGACAGGGTGAGAATCGAGAAGCCCGGGGGGACTCTATTTATTGAGCTTGAAAAGAGAGATGACAGTTATTCGATCTATTTGACCGGGCCTACCTGCATGGTGGCAGAAGGTCAGGTATTGGATGAGGACATGAGGGAATTATGGGAGGGATTAGAGTGA
- a CDS encoding MalY/PatB family protein: MKYNFDEVIDRRDFNSVKYDERMKKFGTDDVIPLWIADMDFRTAQPIIDAMIKRAEHGIFGYVSKPLSYKEAASEFQLRRHGWKLDPDTMSFAVGIVPAMAELVREFVQPGEKVLIQTPVYPEFYNVVEVWEGREVVENKLLEKDGWHVIDFVDFEEKLKSGVKLFILCNPHNPIGRIWTKEELVKMGELCLKYNVPVISDEIHGDLELYGNKYTAFGTLSEELKKNTIICFAATKTFNLAGLQACSIVFHRADWKKRFDGFWSGLDIHRNNCFSLVAMEAAWRHGDEWLDQMLEYVGENMRFVKEYLDREIPQIKMTLPQATYLMWLDCRELGMDSKELNEFFVKKAKVGLNNGKDFCRSLDGYMRMNAAHPRYQLKQALEQIKEAVEATFGRSE; encoded by the coding sequence GTGAAGTATAATTTTGACGAAGTGATAGACAGAAGAGATTTTAATTCAGTAAAATACGACGAGAGAATGAAGAAATTTGGTACAGATGATGTTATTCCGTTGTGGATAGCAGACATGGACTTCAGAACCGCTCAGCCAATCATAGACGCTATGATCAAGCGAGCAGAGCATGGTATATTTGGATATGTTTCAAAACCACTGAGCTATAAGGAGGCGGCTTCAGAGTTCCAACTAAGAAGACACGGATGGAAGTTGGATCCTGATACGATGAGCTTTGCAGTAGGTATTGTTCCTGCAATGGCTGAGCTGGTAAGGGAATTTGTTCAGCCAGGGGAAAAGGTCTTAATACAGACCCCTGTTTACCCTGAGTTTTACAACGTGGTCGAGGTATGGGAAGGAAGAGAAGTAGTTGAAAACAAGCTTCTGGAAAAGGATGGCTGGCATGTTATCGACTTTGTGGATTTCGAGGAGAAGCTGAAATCCGGAGTAAAGCTGTTTATTCTATGCAATCCCCATAATCCAATAGGAAGAATATGGACCAAGGAAGAACTTGTAAAAATGGGAGAGCTTTGCCTGAAGTATAATGTTCCTGTAATATCTGATGAGATACACGGAGACCTTGAACTTTATGGGAATAAGTACACAGCCTTTGGAACATTGTCTGAGGAGCTGAAGAAAAATACTATCATCTGCTTTGCAGCTACAAAAACCTTTAACCTCGCAGGTCTGCAGGCATGTTCTATCGTATTCCACAGGGCGGATTGGAAGAAGAGATTCGACGGATTCTGGAGTGGTCTTGATATCCATAGAAACAACTGCTTCAGTCTTGTCGCCATGGAGGCAGCCTGGAGACATGGAGATGAGTGGCTGGACCAAATGCTGGAGTATGTCGGTGAAAACATGAGGTTTGTCAAGGAATATCTCGACAGGGAGATCCCGCAGATAAAGATGACACTTCCTCAGGCTACATATCTGATGTGGCTGGATTGCAGAGAACTGGGGATGGATTCAAAGGAGCTGAATGAGTTTTTTGTCAAAAAGGCTAAGGTTGGTTTGAATAATGGAAAGGATTTCTGCAGAAGTCTCGACGGGTATATGAGAATGAATGCTGCTCACCCAAGATATCAGCTGAAGCAGGCGTTGGAGCAGATAAAAGAAGCGGTTGAGGCGACCTTTGGTCGCAGTGAATAA